In Agelaius phoeniceus isolate bAgePho1 chromosome 18, bAgePho1.hap1, whole genome shotgun sequence, one genomic interval encodes:
- the ANKLE2 gene encoding ankyrin repeat and LEM domain-containing protein 2 isoform X3, which yields MERWVGAAGGWDSLWGAGWGRWPCWELLAACAVIGAVGWLLRLRDRRPGGRRAAAAAISSPTPIASPAPHSAPAPLAAGSQRCSGSRPGGITMDTILSRLKKLSHDELREEIVRAGLKCGPITATTRFIFEKKLAQALLEQQGALEEEGSAVSEEAAGNVPVNHNGLGSASEEVDFGYCVGLNPPEEDAVTLMNCSAPACGADSQISAQTPSRDPPLFYGVCPVYDDILARNERIHVYEDRKEALQAVKMIKGSRFKAFTNREDAEKFAKGICDYFPSPGKSSLCLSPVKMGSFNRDGLCSPESDTASKERANSYKSPRTQDLTAKLRKAVEKGDTATFSDLIWSNPRYLIGSGDNPTIVQEGCRYNVMHVAAKENQPAICQLLLDTLENPEFMRLMYPDDNDVMLKKRVQYIVDLYLNTPDKMWFDTPLHFACKFGNVDVVNVLTSHPAIVKNPRNKYDQTPAEVVCERSKNKSAELKEKIREYLKGHYYVPLLRAEDNSSAPVIGAPWSPDQTDDGPQRAWPKYPGSPKDPVLSIRAFAGPMSPSKAEEFRRLWKTPPRERAGFFHNVRKSDLERGVERVGRELAHELGFPWVEYWEFLGCFVDLSSQEGLRKLEEYLSHREMSEKAQPETGENETCNRYKTPHPSGKSKKSCNSISVGAFLDEDDDDMSLEEIKNRQNAARNISPSLVSKEPSIDAIGDAECDILSMECAGNIIETSAPPRHYEKGAAASKNGFCSAVSSKRIISDRKQLHDGSECLMSPVSNLMSEFEGLSFREQEVAGVSHRITEKTENEAVLDKTCSAVSLASSSEPSVTGKHGETKLRTDHRILLEKERVSRESGIQTREPQQRQELSSQKFLSKTSPTNDNLKLFLLGEQPSKLDGDVLAAIEGAEIDPQKFPMIYKWKHAVQSYSSSDRQSWPSPALKARFQSQSMAAGLPNASVYPSSGRNSPIPGSPGKHHGTSFPPEPGSPGRYSPACILRYFAEPPAH from the exons GTGGAATAACAATGGATACAATATTATCCCGATTAAAGAAGCTCAGCCACGATGAGCTTAGAGAAGAGATTGTGAGAGCAGGACTGAAATGTGGGCCCATTACTGCAACTACAaggtttatttttgaaaaaaaattggctCAGGCACTGTTGGAACAGCAAGGAGCATTGGAGGAGGAAGGGTCTGCTGTGTCAGAGGAGGCAGCTGGAAATGTCCCAGTGAATCACAATGGCCTTGGAAGTGCTTCTGAGGAGGTAGACTTTGGGTACTGTGTGGGTCTGAACCCTCCAGAAGAAGATGCTGTGACACTCATGAACTGTTCAGCTCCAGCCTGTGGTGCTGATTCACAGATCTCTGCTCAGACACCATCCAGAGATCCTCCACTGTTCTATGGTGTTTGCCCAGTTTATGATGACATACTGGCTAGGAATG AGAGAATTCATGTTTATGAAGATAGGAAGGAAGCTCTCCAGGCTGTTAAGATGATTAAGGGTTCCCGTTTTAAAGCTTTTACAAACAGAGAGGATGCTGAGAAATTTGCTAAAGGAATCTGTGATTATTTCCCATCTCCAGGCAAGTCCTCTTTATGTTTGTCTCCAGTGAAAATGGGATCATTTAACAGAG ATGGTTTGTGCTCCCCTGAGAGCGACACTGCCAGTAAGGAGAGAGCCAACAGCTACAAAAGTCCACGGACTCAGGATCTCACAGCAAAGCTTCGGAAAGCTGTGGAGAAAGGAGACACAGCAACGTTCTCAGACCTGATTTGGAGTAACCCTCGTTACCTGATCGGGTCAGGAGACAACCCAACCATTGTACAG GAAGGGTGTAGGTACAATGTCATGCATGTTGCTGCCAAGGAGAATCAGCCTGCTATCTGCCAGTTACTGCTGGACACTCTGGAAAATCCAGAATTTATGCGGCTGATGTACCCCGATGATAACGATGTCATGTTGAAGAAACGCGTCCAATATATTGTTGACCTTTACCTGAACACTCCAGATAAAATG TGGTTTGATACTCCATTGCATTTTGCTTGCAAGTTTGGAAATGTGGATGTGGTTAATGTGCTTACCTCACACCCAGCCATTGTAAAAAATCCAAGAAACAAATATGATCAAACTCCAGCAGAA GTAGTTTGTGAAAGAAGCAAGAACAAATCTGCTGAATTGAAAGAAAAGATAAGAGAGTACTTGAAAG GTCACTATTATGTGCCCCTCCTGAGGGCAGAAGACAATTCCTCAGCTCCGGTCATTGGGGCGCCGTGGTCGCCCGACCAGACGGACGATGGCCCCCAGAGAGCTTGGCCTAAATAccctggcagccccaaggaCCCAGTGCTGTCCATCAGGGCTTTTGCAGGCCCCATGAGCCCCTCAAAG GCTGAAGAATTTCGCAGGCTGTGGAAGACTCCACCTCGGGAGAGAGCTGGCTTCTTTCACAATGTCAGGAAATCTGATCTGGAGAGAGGTGTTGAAAGAGTTGGAAG gGAGTTAGCTCATGAACTGGGGTTCCCGTGGGTTGAATACTGGGAATTTCTGGGCTGTTTTGTTGATCTGTCTTCCCAGGAGGGGCTGCGAAAATTAGAAGAGTACCTGAGTCATCGTGAAATGAGCGAAAAGGCTCAGCCAGaaacaggggaaaatgaaaCCTGCAATAGATATAAAACTCCACATCCCTCTG GCAAAAGCAAAAAATCCTGCAATTCCATTTCTGTTGGAGCATTTTtggatgaggatgatgatgacaTGAGcttagaagaaattaaaaacagacaaaatgcaGCACGAAATATCAGCCCCTCTCTGGTGTCCAAGGAGCCCAGCATTGATGCCATTGGAGATGCTGAGTGTGATATCCTGTCCATGGAGTGTGCAGGAAACATCATAGAGACCTCAGCTCCCCCTCGGCACTATGAGAagggggctgctgccagcaaaaATGGGTtttgcagtgctgtgtccagtaaAAGGATCATCAGTGACAGAAAGCAGCTGCATGATGGGTCAGAATGCCTCATGTCACCTGTTTCCAATTTGATGTCAGAATTCGAAGGCCTGTCATTCCGAGAACAAGAGGTTGCAGGAGTATCTCATAGAATCACTGAAAAAACTGAGAATGAGGCAGTTCTGGACAAGacctgctctgcagtgtcactggCAAGTTCTTCTGAGCCAAGTGTTACAGGAAAACATGGAGAGACCAAGTTAAGGACAGACCACAGAATATTGTTAGAAAAGGAGAGAGTGTCCAGAGAATCTGGAATTCAGACTAGGGAGCCACAGCAACGTCAAGAGCTTTCTTCCCAGAAGTTTCTTTCGAAGACTTCACCCACAAATGACAATTTAAAGTTATTCCTTCTTGG GGAGCAGCCCTCGAAGCTGGATGGTGATGTCTTAGCAGCTATAGAAGGAGCAGAAATTGATCCCCAGAAATTCCCAATGATTTACAAGTGGAAACACGCAGTGCAATCCTACTCCTCATCTGACAGGCAAAG TTGGCCAAGTCCAGCGTTGAAGGCAAGATTCCAGTCCCAGTCCATGGCTGCTGGTCTCCCAAATGCTTCAGTGTATCCTAGTTCAGGAAGAAACAGTCCCATCCCGGGAAGCCCCGGGAAACACCACGGCACCTCCTTCCCTCCGGAgccgggcagccccgggcgctACAGCCCCGCCTGCATCCTGCGCTACTTCGCAGAGCCTCCTGCCCACTAG
- the ANKLE2 gene encoding ankyrin repeat and LEM domain-containing protein 2 isoform X1, whose product MERWVGAAGGWDSLWGAGWGRWPCWELLAACAVIGAVGWLLRLRDRRPGGRRAAAAAISSPTPIASPAPHSAPAPLAAGSQRCSGSRPGGITMDTILSRLKKLSHDELREEIVRAGLKCGPITATTRFIFEKKLAQALLEQQGALEEEGSAVSEEAAGNVPVNHNGLGSASEEVDFGYCVGLNPPEEDAVTLMNCSAPACGADSQISAQTPSRDPPLFYGVCPVYDDILARNERIHVYEDRKEALQAVKMIKGSRFKAFTNREDAEKFAKGICDYFPSPDGLCSPESDTASKERANSYKSPRTQDLTAKLRKAVEKGDTATFSDLIWSNPRYLIGSGDNPTIVQEGCRYNVMHVAAKENQPAICQLLLDTLENPEFMRLMYPDDNDVMLKKRVQYIVDLYLNTPDKMWFDTPLHFACKFGNVDVVNVLTSHPAIVKNPRNKYDQTPAEVVCERSKNKSAELKEKIREYLKGHYYVPLLRAEDNSSAPVIGAPWSPDQTDDGPQRAWPKYPGSPKDPVLSIRAFAGPMSPSKAEEFRRLWKTPPRERAGFFHNVRKSDLERGVERVGRELAHELGFPWVEYWEFLGCFVDLSSQEGLRKLEEYLSHREMSEKAQPETGENETCNRYKTPHPSGKSKKSCNSISVGAFLDEDDDDMSLEEIKNRQNAARNISPSLVSKEPSIDAIGDAECDILSMECAGNIIETSAPPRHYEKGAAASKNGFCSAVSSKRIISDRKQLHDGSECLMSPVSNLMSEFEGLSFREQEVAGVSHRITEKTENEAVLDKTCSAVSLASSSEPSVTGKHGETKLRTDHRILLEKERVSRESGIQTREPQQRQELSSQKFLSKTSPTNDNLKLFLLGEQPSKLDGDVLAAIEGAEIDPQKFPMIYKWKHAVQSYSSSDRQSWPSPALKARFQSQSMAAGLPNASVYPSSGRNSPIPGSPGKHHGTSFPPEPGSPGRYSPACILRYFAEPPAH is encoded by the exons GTGGAATAACAATGGATACAATATTATCCCGATTAAAGAAGCTCAGCCACGATGAGCTTAGAGAAGAGATTGTGAGAGCAGGACTGAAATGTGGGCCCATTACTGCAACTACAaggtttatttttgaaaaaaaattggctCAGGCACTGTTGGAACAGCAAGGAGCATTGGAGGAGGAAGGGTCTGCTGTGTCAGAGGAGGCAGCTGGAAATGTCCCAGTGAATCACAATGGCCTTGGAAGTGCTTCTGAGGAGGTAGACTTTGGGTACTGTGTGGGTCTGAACCCTCCAGAAGAAGATGCTGTGACACTCATGAACTGTTCAGCTCCAGCCTGTGGTGCTGATTCACAGATCTCTGCTCAGACACCATCCAGAGATCCTCCACTGTTCTATGGTGTTTGCCCAGTTTATGATGACATACTGGCTAGGAATG AGAGAATTCATGTTTATGAAGATAGGAAGGAAGCTCTCCAGGCTGTTAAGATGATTAAGGGTTCCCGTTTTAAAGCTTTTACAAACAGAGAGGATGCTGAGAAATTTGCTAAAGGAATCTGTGATTATTTCCCATCTCCAG ATGGTTTGTGCTCCCCTGAGAGCGACACTGCCAGTAAGGAGAGAGCCAACAGCTACAAAAGTCCACGGACTCAGGATCTCACAGCAAAGCTTCGGAAAGCTGTGGAGAAAGGAGACACAGCAACGTTCTCAGACCTGATTTGGAGTAACCCTCGTTACCTGATCGGGTCAGGAGACAACCCAACCATTGTACAG GAAGGGTGTAGGTACAATGTCATGCATGTTGCTGCCAAGGAGAATCAGCCTGCTATCTGCCAGTTACTGCTGGACACTCTGGAAAATCCAGAATTTATGCGGCTGATGTACCCCGATGATAACGATGTCATGTTGAAGAAACGCGTCCAATATATTGTTGACCTTTACCTGAACACTCCAGATAAAATG TGGTTTGATACTCCATTGCATTTTGCTTGCAAGTTTGGAAATGTGGATGTGGTTAATGTGCTTACCTCACACCCAGCCATTGTAAAAAATCCAAGAAACAAATATGATCAAACTCCAGCAGAA GTAGTTTGTGAAAGAAGCAAGAACAAATCTGCTGAATTGAAAGAAAAGATAAGAGAGTACTTGAAAG GTCACTATTATGTGCCCCTCCTGAGGGCAGAAGACAATTCCTCAGCTCCGGTCATTGGGGCGCCGTGGTCGCCCGACCAGACGGACGATGGCCCCCAGAGAGCTTGGCCTAAATAccctggcagccccaaggaCCCAGTGCTGTCCATCAGGGCTTTTGCAGGCCCCATGAGCCCCTCAAAG GCTGAAGAATTTCGCAGGCTGTGGAAGACTCCACCTCGGGAGAGAGCTGGCTTCTTTCACAATGTCAGGAAATCTGATCTGGAGAGAGGTGTTGAAAGAGTTGGAAG gGAGTTAGCTCATGAACTGGGGTTCCCGTGGGTTGAATACTGGGAATTTCTGGGCTGTTTTGTTGATCTGTCTTCCCAGGAGGGGCTGCGAAAATTAGAAGAGTACCTGAGTCATCGTGAAATGAGCGAAAAGGCTCAGCCAGaaacaggggaaaatgaaaCCTGCAATAGATATAAAACTCCACATCCCTCTG GCAAAAGCAAAAAATCCTGCAATTCCATTTCTGTTGGAGCATTTTtggatgaggatgatgatgacaTGAGcttagaagaaattaaaaacagacaaaatgcaGCACGAAATATCAGCCCCTCTCTGGTGTCCAAGGAGCCCAGCATTGATGCCATTGGAGATGCTGAGTGTGATATCCTGTCCATGGAGTGTGCAGGAAACATCATAGAGACCTCAGCTCCCCCTCGGCACTATGAGAagggggctgctgccagcaaaaATGGGTtttgcagtgctgtgtccagtaaAAGGATCATCAGTGACAGAAAGCAGCTGCATGATGGGTCAGAATGCCTCATGTCACCTGTTTCCAATTTGATGTCAGAATTCGAAGGCCTGTCATTCCGAGAACAAGAGGTTGCAGGAGTATCTCATAGAATCACTGAAAAAACTGAGAATGAGGCAGTTCTGGACAAGacctgctctgcagtgtcactggCAAGTTCTTCTGAGCCAAGTGTTACAGGAAAACATGGAGAGACCAAGTTAAGGACAGACCACAGAATATTGTTAGAAAAGGAGAGAGTGTCCAGAGAATCTGGAATTCAGACTAGGGAGCCACAGCAACGTCAAGAGCTTTCTTCCCAGAAGTTTCTTTCGAAGACTTCACCCACAAATGACAATTTAAAGTTATTCCTTCTTGG GGAGCAGCCCTCGAAGCTGGATGGTGATGTCTTAGCAGCTATAGAAGGAGCAGAAATTGATCCCCAGAAATTCCCAATGATTTACAAGTGGAAACACGCAGTGCAATCCTACTCCTCATCTGACAGGCAAAG TTGGCCAAGTCCAGCGTTGAAGGCAAGATTCCAGTCCCAGTCCATGGCTGCTGGTCTCCCAAATGCTTCAGTGTATCCTAGTTCAGGAAGAAACAGTCCCATCCCGGGAAGCCCCGGGAAACACCACGGCACCTCCTTCCCTCCGGAgccgggcagccccgggcgctACAGCCCCGCCTGCATCCTGCGCTACTTCGCAGAGCCTCCTGCCCACTAG
- the ANKLE2 gene encoding ankyrin repeat and LEM domain-containing protein 2 isoform X2 translates to MDTILSRLKKLSHDELREEIVRAGLKCGPITATTRFIFEKKLAQALLEQQGALEEEGSAVSEEAAGNVPVNHNGLGSASEEVDFGYCVGLNPPEEDAVTLMNCSAPACGADSQISAQTPSRDPPLFYGVCPVYDDILARNERIHVYEDRKEALQAVKMIKGSRFKAFTNREDAEKFAKGICDYFPSPGKSSLCLSPVKMGSFNRDGLCSPESDTASKERANSYKSPRTQDLTAKLRKAVEKGDTATFSDLIWSNPRYLIGSGDNPTIVQEGCRYNVMHVAAKENQPAICQLLLDTLENPEFMRLMYPDDNDVMLKKRVQYIVDLYLNTPDKMWFDTPLHFACKFGNVDVVNVLTSHPAIVKNPRNKYDQTPAEVVCERSKNKSAELKEKIREYLKGHYYVPLLRAEDNSSAPVIGAPWSPDQTDDGPQRAWPKYPGSPKDPVLSIRAFAGPMSPSKAEEFRRLWKTPPRERAGFFHNVRKSDLERGVERVGRELAHELGFPWVEYWEFLGCFVDLSSQEGLRKLEEYLSHREMSEKAQPETGENETCNRYKTPHPSGKSKKSCNSISVGAFLDEDDDDMSLEEIKNRQNAARNISPSLVSKEPSIDAIGDAECDILSMECAGNIIETSAPPRHYEKGAAASKNGFCSAVSSKRIISDRKQLHDGSECLMSPVSNLMSEFEGLSFREQEVAGVSHRITEKTENEAVLDKTCSAVSLASSSEPSVTGKHGETKLRTDHRILLEKERVSRESGIQTREPQQRQELSSQKFLSKTSPTNDNLKLFLLGEQPSKLDGDVLAAIEGAEIDPQKFPMIYKWKHAVQSYSSSDRQSWPSPALKARFQSQSMAAGLPNASVYPSSGRNSPIPGSPGKHHGTSFPPEPGSPGRYSPACILRYFAEPPAH, encoded by the exons ATGGATACAATATTATCCCGATTAAAGAAGCTCAGCCACGATGAGCTTAGAGAAGAGATTGTGAGAGCAGGACTGAAATGTGGGCCCATTACTGCAACTACAaggtttatttttgaaaaaaaattggctCAGGCACTGTTGGAACAGCAAGGAGCATTGGAGGAGGAAGGGTCTGCTGTGTCAGAGGAGGCAGCTGGAAATGTCCCAGTGAATCACAATGGCCTTGGAAGTGCTTCTGAGGAGGTAGACTTTGGGTACTGTGTGGGTCTGAACCCTCCAGAAGAAGATGCTGTGACACTCATGAACTGTTCAGCTCCAGCCTGTGGTGCTGATTCACAGATCTCTGCTCAGACACCATCCAGAGATCCTCCACTGTTCTATGGTGTTTGCCCAGTTTATGATGACATACTGGCTAGGAATG AGAGAATTCATGTTTATGAAGATAGGAAGGAAGCTCTCCAGGCTGTTAAGATGATTAAGGGTTCCCGTTTTAAAGCTTTTACAAACAGAGAGGATGCTGAGAAATTTGCTAAAGGAATCTGTGATTATTTCCCATCTCCAGGCAAGTCCTCTTTATGTTTGTCTCCAGTGAAAATGGGATCATTTAACAGAG ATGGTTTGTGCTCCCCTGAGAGCGACACTGCCAGTAAGGAGAGAGCCAACAGCTACAAAAGTCCACGGACTCAGGATCTCACAGCAAAGCTTCGGAAAGCTGTGGAGAAAGGAGACACAGCAACGTTCTCAGACCTGATTTGGAGTAACCCTCGTTACCTGATCGGGTCAGGAGACAACCCAACCATTGTACAG GAAGGGTGTAGGTACAATGTCATGCATGTTGCTGCCAAGGAGAATCAGCCTGCTATCTGCCAGTTACTGCTGGACACTCTGGAAAATCCAGAATTTATGCGGCTGATGTACCCCGATGATAACGATGTCATGTTGAAGAAACGCGTCCAATATATTGTTGACCTTTACCTGAACACTCCAGATAAAATG TGGTTTGATACTCCATTGCATTTTGCTTGCAAGTTTGGAAATGTGGATGTGGTTAATGTGCTTACCTCACACCCAGCCATTGTAAAAAATCCAAGAAACAAATATGATCAAACTCCAGCAGAA GTAGTTTGTGAAAGAAGCAAGAACAAATCTGCTGAATTGAAAGAAAAGATAAGAGAGTACTTGAAAG GTCACTATTATGTGCCCCTCCTGAGGGCAGAAGACAATTCCTCAGCTCCGGTCATTGGGGCGCCGTGGTCGCCCGACCAGACGGACGATGGCCCCCAGAGAGCTTGGCCTAAATAccctggcagccccaaggaCCCAGTGCTGTCCATCAGGGCTTTTGCAGGCCCCATGAGCCCCTCAAAG GCTGAAGAATTTCGCAGGCTGTGGAAGACTCCACCTCGGGAGAGAGCTGGCTTCTTTCACAATGTCAGGAAATCTGATCTGGAGAGAGGTGTTGAAAGAGTTGGAAG gGAGTTAGCTCATGAACTGGGGTTCCCGTGGGTTGAATACTGGGAATTTCTGGGCTGTTTTGTTGATCTGTCTTCCCAGGAGGGGCTGCGAAAATTAGAAGAGTACCTGAGTCATCGTGAAATGAGCGAAAAGGCTCAGCCAGaaacaggggaaaatgaaaCCTGCAATAGATATAAAACTCCACATCCCTCTG GCAAAAGCAAAAAATCCTGCAATTCCATTTCTGTTGGAGCATTTTtggatgaggatgatgatgacaTGAGcttagaagaaattaaaaacagacaaaatgcaGCACGAAATATCAGCCCCTCTCTGGTGTCCAAGGAGCCCAGCATTGATGCCATTGGAGATGCTGAGTGTGATATCCTGTCCATGGAGTGTGCAGGAAACATCATAGAGACCTCAGCTCCCCCTCGGCACTATGAGAagggggctgctgccagcaaaaATGGGTtttgcagtgctgtgtccagtaaAAGGATCATCAGTGACAGAAAGCAGCTGCATGATGGGTCAGAATGCCTCATGTCACCTGTTTCCAATTTGATGTCAGAATTCGAAGGCCTGTCATTCCGAGAACAAGAGGTTGCAGGAGTATCTCATAGAATCACTGAAAAAACTGAGAATGAGGCAGTTCTGGACAAGacctgctctgcagtgtcactggCAAGTTCTTCTGAGCCAAGTGTTACAGGAAAACATGGAGAGACCAAGTTAAGGACAGACCACAGAATATTGTTAGAAAAGGAGAGAGTGTCCAGAGAATCTGGAATTCAGACTAGGGAGCCACAGCAACGTCAAGAGCTTTCTTCCCAGAAGTTTCTTTCGAAGACTTCACCCACAAATGACAATTTAAAGTTATTCCTTCTTGG GGAGCAGCCCTCGAAGCTGGATGGTGATGTCTTAGCAGCTATAGAAGGAGCAGAAATTGATCCCCAGAAATTCCCAATGATTTACAAGTGGAAACACGCAGTGCAATCCTACTCCTCATCTGACAGGCAAAG TTGGCCAAGTCCAGCGTTGAAGGCAAGATTCCAGTCCCAGTCCATGGCTGCTGGTCTCCCAAATGCTTCAGTGTATCCTAGTTCAGGAAGAAACAGTCCCATCCCGGGAAGCCCCGGGAAACACCACGGCACCTCCTTCCCTCCGGAgccgggcagccccgggcgctACAGCCCCGCCTGCATCCTGCGCTACTTCGCAGAGCCTCCTGCCCACTAG